CCTGGTGGTGCTTGTCGTGATGGAATTCCATCGTCGCCTTGTCGATCGCCGGCTCCAGCGCATCATAGGCATAGGGCAGCGGCGGCAGGGTGAAAGCCATGGGGAGGCTCCTCGTCTTTCAGGGTTAGCGATGCCCTTCAGATAGGCATCCGGATGCCCAACCCAAGCCGTTCCCGACCGATTTCGTTCCGGATTCAGCCGGGACAGGCCGCCGCAGCCTCGTCGGCGATGCGATCGGCGATGGCCTCGTCGATCGGCCCCATGATGACGCCCTCGCCCAGGGTGTGGCCTCGTCCGGCATGGCTGACGAAGGTGACCTGACCGGGGTTCATCACCCCCTCCCCTGCGGCCCTCTGCCGGGCCTCGCGCACCTGGGAGTCGATCTCTCCATAATGCAGGATCATCGGCGCGCCCCAGGCGGCATAGGCCTGGGCCAGGGGCCGATCGTCGGTGAACCAGGTCTTCCACCAGCCCTGGGAGAACGCCGGGGCCTGGGCATTGGGATAGGGGGCCTCGTCCGGCGGAGCCAAGGCCGCAGCCTTTGTCTGGTCATAGAGGCCGGCCTGCACCGTTTCGACCATGGCGATGTCCTCCGGCGTCCAGACCCCGTCGGGCTGGATGAAGGGCACCATGGTCCCGAACACCGCAGAGGGGGTCCGCATCCAGTTGGCCTCGACCTCGGCATTGGTGACCGATCCGTCGCCGTCCGCATCCATCAGACGAAGGGATTCGGCATCGCGCCCGGACAGCTGCCAGCGCACGGCGGCGGTCTTGCTCTCCAGCGGCGCGCCCATGCCGATGATCAGGGCCGGCGGCGGTGCGTCCGTCCGTGCCACGCCCGCCAGATGCACCCCGCCTTCGGAATGGACGAAGAAGACGACGCACTGCGCGCCCAGCCCTTCCGGCGACCGGGTCCAGTCATAAAGGGCGCCGACGTCGCGGCTGAGGTTCTCGGCCGTGACGCTGGTGGTGGCCGCCGGGTCGATGACCTCAGTGGGGGGGACATTGTGCCGGACCCCCCGGCGGTCGTAGCGCACCGCGCTCAAGCCCCGCGCCGCGAACCGCTGGCCCAGATCGGCGAAAATCAGATCACGAGGGGTGCCGCTGGTTCCGAACCGGACATCGCGGTCGAAGGCACCGGTTCCGGCCACCAGGATGACCGCCCCGCGCGACGGACCCGCCGGCCGGTCCACCTGGCCGTTCAGCACATAGCCGTCGACCGATGGCACGGCGAACGTCTGCGGACCGGAGGGATCCTGAAGTCCCACCACCGCCGCCAGAACCCAACTCAACATCGGCGTATCCTCCAGACCCAGGTTTCAGCCTGACAAGCGCCAGGGCCGTCCGTCAAGCCGAGGCTCAGACCGGCGGCAGATTGGCCTTGATACAGTCGCGCACGGCCCGTCGCTGATCCCCCGGCGCGTTCAGCAGGTCCACGCCGCCCGCCTCGAATACTGCCTTGACCGCCGCATCCAGACCCAGCGGCAGGGCCGCCACGACCCGCTTCTGGCCCTTGTCATGCAGGCAGAAGCCCAGCTCGGTGCACAGGGCCGCGAACATCGGCTCATGCTCGGGGCGGATGGGGTCCAGTTGCTTCGTCATTCAAGATCAGTCCTTCAGCCGCGCCGCGTGAAAGCCGACATGGTCCGCGACGAAACTGGCCATGAAGAAGTAGCTGTGATCGTAACCCGGCTGTATCCGGAGGGTGATCCGCTGTCCGACCGCATCGGCCGCCGCCTGCAGCAGTTCGGGCTTCAACTGGTCGGCCAGGAAGGGATCGGCGTCGCCCTGGTCGATCAGGATGTCGTCGAAACACCCCTGGCCCGTGCCGCCCTCGATCAGCAGGGTCGCGTCATGGTCGGCCCAGACGGTCCGGTCCGGCCCCAGATAGGCACCCAGCGCCTTTTCGCCCCAGGGACAGCGCGTCGGCGAGGCGATCGGGGCAAAGGCCGAGACCGAGCGGAACAGGTGCGGATGCCGCAGCGCCAGGGTCAGGGCCCCGTGCCCGCCCATCGAATGGCCGCTGATCGAGCGCACTTTCGTCGTCGGAAACTCCGCATCGATCAGGCCGATCAGCTCGTCGGTGACATAGGTCTCCATGCGGAAATGCGGGGCCCAGGGTGCCTGAGTGGCATCGACATAGAAGCCTGCCCCCTGGCCCAGGTCATAGGCCGGATCGTCGGCCACCCCTTCGCCTCGGGGCGAGGTATCGGGGGCGACGATGATGACGCCGTGTTCGGCGGCGGCCCCATAGGCTCCGGCCTTGGTGGTGAAATTGTCCTCGGTACAGGTCAGGCCCGACAGCCAGATCAGAACGGGGAACGGACCCTCGCCCGGCGGCACGAAGACAGACAGGGTCATGGGCGTGCCCGTCGCCGCACTGTCGTGCTTCAGATACCGCAGGGTGCCGCCGTGGACGGCGTGGGTCTTGGTCGTCGTCAAGGTCATGACTGTCGGTGTGGCGGATGCCGTCGTCAGGAACAAGCCCTCCGGCCTGCGGATTGCATCAGGCAGGAGGCTCGTCATGATCACCGTCACGGCAGGTACGGACCGAACCCTATGTTTCCAACCTTACGGACGGCCGTCGCCGACCAGCTGGCCGATTTCGAAGGCCACGGCCCCCGCGACATGGGCTGGGCCCCCAAGGATTTCGAGGACGCCGACGTGAAACGCTGACCCGCTCAGCCCGCCCGGTGCACGGCGCAGATCTTGTTGCCCGACGGATCACGCAGATAGGCGACGTTCAGCGTACCGAACGGGCTCTTACGCTCGCCCGGCGGATCCTCGATCGCCGTCCCGCCGGCGGCAATGCCGGCCTCATGGAAGGCGCGGACCGCGTCGGCATCGCGCGCGCCGAACCCGATCGTGCCACCGTTGGCGTGGCAGGCGGGCTGGCCGTCGAGGGGCCTGGTGATCGCAAAGGCCCCGCGCGGCGTCCGCCACCAGACCCGGCCCCGGTCGTCGTCAGCCCCCGCAGAAATGCCCAGCGCCCCCAACACCGCATCATAGAATTTCCGCGACGCCTCGATGTCGTTCGCGCCGACGGTGACGTGTGTGAACATGACGACCTCCCCTGCCTGAAGATTCCAGCTTAACCAGGTCCGTTTTTTAATGCAACGGACGTCAGAACACCACCACGGACCGGATGCTCTCACCCGCATGCATCAGGTCGAAGGCCTCGTTGATGCGCTCCAGCGGCAGGGTGTGGGTGATCATCGGGTCGATCTCGATCTTGCCGTCCATGTACCAGTCGACGATGCGCGGCGTGTCCGTCCGCCCGCGTGCGCCGCCGAAGGCCGAGCCGCGCCAGACCCGGCCGGTGACCAGCTGGAACGGCCGCGTGGCGATCTCCTTGCCCGCCTCGGCCACGCCGATGACGATGCT
The genomic region above belongs to Brevundimonas vitisensis and contains:
- a CDS encoding VOC family protein gives rise to the protein MFTHVTVGANDIEASRKFYDAVLGALGISAGADDDRGRVWWRTPRGAFAITRPLDGQPACHANGGTIGFGARDADAVRAFHEAGIAAGGTAIEDPPGERKSPFGTLNVAYLRDPSGNKICAVHRAG
- the fghA gene encoding S-formylglutathione hydrolase → MTLTTTKTHAVHGGTLRYLKHDSAATGTPMTLSVFVPPGEGPFPVLIWLSGLTCTEDNFTTKAGAYGAAAEHGVIIVAPDTSPRGEGVADDPAYDLGQGAGFYVDATQAPWAPHFRMETYVTDELIGLIDAEFPTTKVRSISGHSMGGHGALTLALRHPHLFRSVSAFAPIASPTRCPWGEKALGAYLGPDRTVWADHDATLLIEGGTGQGCFDDILIDQGDADPFLADQLKPELLQAAADAVGQRITLRIQPGYDHSYFFMASFVADHVGFHAARLKD
- a CDS encoding alpha/beta hydrolase, whose product is MLSWVLAAVVGLQDPSGPQTFAVPSVDGYVLNGQVDRPAGPSRGAVILVAGTGAFDRDVRFGTSGTPRDLIFADLGQRFAARGLSAVRYDRRGVRHNVPPTEVIDPAATTSVTAENLSRDVGALYDWTRSPEGLGAQCVVFFVHSEGGVHLAGVARTDAPPPALIIGMGAPLESKTAAVRWQLSGRDAESLRLMDADGDGSVTNAEVEANWMRTPSAVFGTMVPFIQPDGVWTPEDIAMVETVQAGLYDQTKAAALAPPDEAPYPNAQAPAFSQGWWKTWFTDDRPLAQAYAAWGAPMILHYGEIDSQVREARQRAAGEGVMNPGQVTFVSHAGRGHTLGEGVIMGPIDEAIADRIADEAAAACPG